From Rhodoferax sp. AJA081-3, the proteins below share one genomic window:
- a CDS encoding GGDEF domain-containing protein, translating into MKFGIALKLGLLLAGVSILASGMTGFYAYQASRNMLVQSAKDELLTTTLVLARRVTLSRDEISRNLQVLTSSPMALNALRSTASGQEDPLAALFESIMQANPTYFQIRLISASDNGLERVRIDRADDRLIRVRGDDLQEKGHFSYVSGALKLPPGSTYLSRIVINHERGAHAGLDQPSVILAMPVAGADGKAVGAVVINVDLNNVFATLAADLPKDFQLFLANGKGDYLIHPDASQTFGFDRGRRVLVQDEFAATRDLVSGRSQQALVEVNDGRYSEAPVVAAFVSRTAQVPGDEDKFVLGLAQPLSHVLAQANKLGAVVLQLVLALCLLGIFIATLVARAVTQPINSMSVAVQNFALDHSLAAVPAVERQDEIGVLARSFKQMQDEIHQQLEALQQSREELEHMARHDVLTGLPNRRAFQERLEHALSRAQRSGEHFALFFIDVDNFKSINDRFGHQGGDAVLKIVALRLVATTRKADAIARLGGDEFVVLLDNTANREDVILIAEKLLESVRSPILHRGTELQVGFSIGISLYPDDGRTASELMARADRAMYEAKDAGRNGFRFSNGKTQPTSPTPL; encoded by the coding sequence ATGAAATTCGGCATTGCGCTGAAGCTGGGCTTGTTGCTGGCTGGGGTCAGCATCCTGGCCTCGGGCATGACCGGCTTTTATGCCTACCAGGCCAGCCGCAACATGCTGGTGCAATCGGCCAAAGACGAGCTGTTGACCACCACACTGGTGCTGGCCCGCCGGGTCACGCTGAGCCGCGATGAAATATCCCGCAACCTGCAGGTGCTGACCAGCAGCCCCATGGCCCTCAATGCCCTGCGTTCAACCGCGTCTGGCCAGGAAGACCCGCTGGCAGCGCTGTTTGAATCCATCATGCAGGCCAACCCGACGTATTTCCAGATCCGGCTGATCTCGGCCAGTGACAACGGCCTGGAGCGGGTGCGGATCGACCGTGCGGATGACCGCCTCATCCGCGTGCGGGGTGATGACCTGCAGGAGAAGGGCCACTTCTCCTACGTATCGGGGGCGCTCAAGCTGCCCCCTGGCTCCACCTACCTGTCGCGCATCGTCATCAACCACGAGCGCGGCGCCCATGCCGGGCTGGACCAGCCCTCGGTCATCCTGGCCATGCCGGTTGCGGGCGCGGACGGTAAAGCTGTGGGCGCGGTGGTGATCAATGTGGACCTGAACAATGTGTTTGCCACGCTGGCAGCGGACCTGCCCAAAGACTTCCAGCTGTTCCTGGCCAATGGCAAGGGCGACTACCTGATCCACCCCGACGCCAGCCAAACCTTTGGCTTTGACAGGGGGCGCCGTGTGCTGGTGCAAGACGAGTTTGCGGCCACACGTGACCTGGTCTCGGGCAGGTCGCAGCAGGCGCTGGTAGAGGTCAACGACGGCCGCTACAGCGAGGCACCGGTGGTGGCCGCCTTTGTCAGCCGTACCGCACAGGTCCCCGGCGACGAAGACAAATTTGTGTTGGGCCTGGCGCAACCACTATCCCATGTACTGGCACAGGCCAACAAGTTGGGCGCGGTGGTGCTGCAGCTGGTGCTGGCCCTGTGCCTGCTGGGCATCTTCATCGCAACCCTGGTGGCGCGGGCCGTTACCCAGCCCATCAACTCCATGAGTGTTGCCGTGCAAAACTTTGCGCTAGACCACAGCCTGGCCGCCGTGCCAGCCGTAGAACGCCAGGACGAGATTGGTGTGTTGGCGCGCAGCTTCAAACAAATGCAGGACGAAATCCACCAGCAGCTGGAGGCCCTGCAGCAAAGCCGTGAAGAACTCGAACACATGGCCCGCCATGACGTGTTGACGGGCCTGCCCAACCGGCGGGCATTCCAGGAGCGACTGGAACACGCCCTGTCGCGCGCCCAGCGCAGCGGCGAGCACTTTGCGCTGTTTTTCATCGACGTGGACAACTTCAAGAGCATCAACGACCGCTTTGGCCACCAAGGAGGGGACGCCGTGCTGAAGATCGTGGCCCTGCGGCTGGTGGCCACCACCCGCAAGGCCGATGCCATCGCCCGCCTGGGTGGCGACGAGTTTGTGGTGCTGCTGGACAATACCGCCAACCGTGAAGACGTGATTCTGATTGCCGAAAAACTGCTGGAGAGCGTGCGCTCCCCGATTCTTCACCGCGGCACGGAATTGCAGGTGGGATTCAGCATCGGCATCAGCCTGTACCCGGACGACGGCCGCACCGCAAGCGAACTGATGGCACGCGCCGACCGCGCCATGTACGAGGCCAAGGACGCCGGGCGCAATGGTTTCCGCTTCTCCAACGGCAAAACACAACCCACATCGCCGACGCCGCTATAG
- the dnaX gene encoding DNA polymerase III subunit gamma/tau, whose protein sequence is MSYLVLARKYRSRNFTEMVGQDHVVQALTNALTTQRLHHAYLFTGTRGVGKTTVSRILAKSLNCQGPDGNGGITATPCGVCQACTDIDSGRFVDYTELDAASNRGVDEVQALLEQAVYKPVQGRFKVFMIDEVHMLTNTAFNAMLKTLEEPPEYLKFVLATTDPQKVPVTVLSRCLQFNLRPMAPETIREHLTYVLGQENVASEPQALRLLARAARGSMRDALSLTDQAIAFGSGQLQEATVRQMLGSVDRSYVFRLIEALATGDGKTVVETSEALRLNGLSAASTLEEMSTVLQRMAVVQAMGGAAVADDDSDPEAHDTARLASLMPVDETQLLYSICLHGRADLGLAPDEYAALTMVLLRLLAFKPQGTQPTAEKKTLNRPAAPAPTPVAPVSAPATATAQRPSVPKPAAIQPWDDEPVAPDTEQSALPPPGQVLPVRESARPAPHSDADDDGRPDVPDDYEPNWPVAPAEYEPVATKIVAVPVRTQTESRADVAAQQAPHALVPTEEGDFWHTTVQQLIKAEAINAMVRELALQSQLIARDTDQWILRVERESLNQAGTRDRLTNALKTAGHDVKLVVEIGRVNDCPARRNAAASEEKQLAAEKIIFDDPFVQSMMRDFGAKIVPGSIKPL, encoded by the coding sequence ATGTCCTACCTCGTGCTCGCCCGCAAGTACCGCTCCCGCAATTTCACCGAAATGGTGGGGCAGGACCATGTGGTGCAAGCCCTGACCAATGCGCTGACCACCCAACGGCTGCACCACGCCTACCTGTTCACCGGCACGCGGGGCGTGGGCAAGACCACCGTTTCGCGCATCCTGGCCAAGTCGCTGAACTGCCAGGGCCCGGACGGCAATGGCGGCATCACCGCCACCCCCTGCGGCGTCTGCCAGGCCTGCACGGACATCGACAGCGGCCGTTTTGTGGACTACACCGAGCTGGATGCTGCCAGCAACCGCGGCGTGGACGAGGTGCAGGCCCTGCTGGAGCAGGCGGTCTACAAGCCGGTGCAGGGCCGCTTCAAGGTCTTCATGATCGACGAGGTGCACATGCTCACCAACACGGCCTTCAACGCCATGTTGAAAACGCTGGAAGAGCCGCCCGAGTACCTGAAATTTGTCTTGGCCACGACCGACCCGCAAAAGGTGCCGGTCACGGTGCTTAGCCGCTGCCTTCAGTTCAACCTGCGGCCCATGGCGCCCGAGACCATCCGCGAACACTTGACCTATGTGCTGGGCCAGGAAAACGTGGCCTCCGAGCCCCAGGCCCTACGCCTGCTGGCCCGCGCCGCCCGCGGCTCCATGCGCGACGCCCTGAGTCTGACCGACCAGGCCATTGCTTTTGGCTCCGGCCAGTTGCAAGAGGCTACCGTGCGCCAGATGTTGGGCAGTGTGGACCGCTCCTACGTGTTCCGCCTGATCGAGGCCCTGGCCACCGGTGACGGCAAGACTGTTGTGGAAACCTCGGAAGCCTTGCGCCTCAATGGCCTGAGCGCCGCCTCCACGCTGGAAGAAATGTCCACCGTGCTGCAACGCATGGCCGTGGTGCAGGCCATGGGTGGTGCTGCCGTGGCCGACGACGACAGCGACCCCGAGGCACACGATACGGCCCGCCTGGCATCGCTGATGCCGGTGGACGAGACCCAGTTGCTATACAGCATTTGCCTGCACGGCCGCGCCGATCTGGGCCTGGCGCCAGACGAATATGCCGCGCTGACCATGGTGCTTTTGCGCCTGTTGGCCTTTAAACCCCAAGGCACACAGCCAACGGCTGAAAAAAAAACTCTAAATAGACCTGCGGCCCCTGCGCCGACACCCGTGGCGCCAGTGTCCGCGCCAGCTACCGCTACCGCGCAACGGCCTTCTGTGCCGAAGCCAGCCGCAATCCAGCCCTGGGATGACGAACCGGTAGCGCCAGACACGGAGCAGAGCGCTCTTCCACCACCCGGCCAGGTGTTGCCCGTGCGGGAGAGCGCCAGGCCCGCTCCCCACTCGGATGCCGATGACGACGGCAGACCGGATGTACCAGATGACTATGAGCCAAATTGGCCTGTAGCCCCCGCAGAATATGAACCAGTCGCTACCAAAATAGTAGCAGTTCCGGTGCGCACCCAAACCGAATCCCGCGCCGATGTGGCCGCACAGCAAGCCCCCCATGCGCTGGTGCCCACCGAAGAAGGCGACTTCTGGCATACCACCGTGCAGCAACTGATCAAGGCCGAGGCCATCAACGCCATGGTGCGTGAGCTGGCCTTGCAGTCCCAGCTGATAGCCCGTGATACCGACCAGTGGATCTTGCGCGTAGAGCGCGAATCGCTGAACCAGGCTGGTACCCGTGACCGGTTGACCAATGCCCTGAAGACTGCCGGGCACGACGTGAAACTGGTCGTGGAGATTGGCCGTGTCAACGACTGCCCGGCGCGGCGCAATGCAGCGGCATCGGAAGAGAAGCAACTGGCCGCGGAGAAGATTATTTTTGATGACCCGTTCGTGCAGAGCATGATGCGGGACTTTGGCGCGAAAATCGTGCCTGGTTCCATCAAGCCGCTGTAG
- a CDS encoding extracellular solute-binding protein, producing the protein MAIRTFSWRQTLCGLKQAVAWVLALSVAQVAMAQDTLRVLTWPGYADPDLVKVFEQQTGSKVEVTTIDSDDVMWQKLNKNKADDFDVFAVNTAELQRYIKGGLAVPVRTANIPNTARQLPRFRDLKGIAGLVHGDKAYAIPYTYAEMGLIFDKQQVKPAPTSIRALWEPRYRGKVLLYNGGSHNFSLAAQAMGDTTPYQLGNAEWPAVVDHLINLRRNAQGFYTQPEESVEMFKNGHTAIMFANYGSQQVQLLKRAGIDVGYVVPQEGALAWLDCWAITRGAKNTQLAEAWINYMLETAPGQALLTRQGLANTTSESPYLRAQDRLLWLEPVENVDRRAKLWERIIAGDRASKVLAP; encoded by the coding sequence ATGGCAATCCGCACATTCAGCTGGAGGCAAACGCTTTGCGGCCTGAAGCAGGCCGTGGCATGGGTGCTTGCACTGTCTGTGGCCCAGGTCGCCATGGCACAGGACACCTTGCGGGTGCTGACCTGGCCCGGTTATGCCGACCCGGACCTGGTCAAAGTCTTTGAGCAGCAAACCGGCAGCAAGGTAGAGGTCACCACCATCGACTCCGATGACGTGATGTGGCAAAAGCTCAACAAAAACAAGGCAGACGATTTCGACGTGTTTGCCGTCAACACGGCCGAGCTGCAGCGTTACATAAAGGGTGGTCTGGCGGTTCCTGTGCGCACCGCCAACATCCCCAACACGGCCCGGCAGTTGCCCCGCTTTCGCGACCTGAAGGGCATCGCCGGCCTGGTGCATGGCGACAAGGCCTACGCCATACCCTACACCTATGCCGAGATGGGCCTGATTTTTGACAAACAACAGGTCAAACCCGCCCCCACCTCCATACGCGCCTTGTGGGAGCCCCGCTACCGTGGCAAGGTGCTGCTGTACAACGGGGGTTCACACAATTTCTCGTTGGCAGCCCAGGCCATGGGCGACACCACCCCCTACCAATTGGGCAATGCCGAGTGGCCCGCTGTTGTGGACCACCTGATCAACCTGCGGCGCAACGCCCAGGGTTTTTACACCCAGCCCGAAGAGTCGGTCGAGATGTTCAAAAACGGCCACACCGCCATCATGTTTGCCAACTACGGCTCGCAGCAGGTGCAACTGCTCAAACGGGCCGGCATTGACGTGGGTTATGTGGTCCCCCAGGAAGGTGCACTGGCCTGGCTGGACTGCTGGGCCATCACCCGGGGCGCCAAAAACACCCAACTGGCCGAAGCCTGGATCAACTACATGCTGGAAACCGCGCCCGGGCAGGCCCTGCTGACACGCCAAGGCCTGGCCAATACCACCTCTGAATCCCCCTACCTGCGGGCCCAGGACCGGCTGTTGTGGTTGGAGCCGGTTGAAAACGTGGACCGCAGAGCCAAACTCTGGGAACGCATCATCGCTGGAGACCGCGCCAGCAAGGTGTTGGCGCCATGA
- a CDS encoding MAPEG family protein — translation MQHPHFTLAHWCLLVAALLPIACAWLAKAGMIGKPRREGGYDNTNPRNWLARQKDWRARANAAQANSFEALPLFMAAVIIAHQLGANQAYLDILAFLFVVLRILYAMMYVADMPRARSSVWAIALLVNIAILFIGYR, via the coding sequence ATGCAACACCCCCATTTCACGCTGGCCCACTGGTGCCTGCTGGTCGCCGCGTTGTTACCCATAGCCTGTGCCTGGCTGGCCAAGGCCGGCATGATAGGCAAACCCCGGCGCGAGGGCGGTTATGACAACACCAACCCGCGCAACTGGCTGGCGCGGCAGAAAGACTGGCGCGCCCGTGCCAACGCGGCCCAGGCCAATAGTTTTGAGGCCCTGCCGCTGTTCATGGCGGCTGTCATCATTGCCCACCAGTTGGGTGCCAACCAGGCTTACCTGGACATCCTGGCGTTTTTGTTTGTGGTGCTGCGCATCCTGTACGCCATGATGTATGTTGCCGACATGCCCCGGGCCCGCAGCAGCGTCTGGGCCATTGCACTGCTGGTCAATATCGCCATCCTGTTTATCGGTTACCGCTAA
- the gloB gene encoding hydroxyacylglutathione hydrolase, translated as MKLIPLPAFDDNYIWMLHDGHRALVVDPGDAQPVLAALQRENLQLQGILVTHHHADHTGGVDVLRTATDAAVFGPAFELMPEPLQRVYGGEQVPLLGLAFQVLDVPGHTAGHIAYFAEVPGEAPVLFCGDTLFSGGCGRLFEGTAQQMQASLARLAALPGATRVCCAHEYTLSNLKFAVEVEPDNPQLLAYQAQCQALREQGLPTLPSTLETERLINPFLRSEQPTILASARRFDAQGCAHNGAFSTLRQWKNQYR; from the coding sequence ATGAAGTTAATACCGCTGCCCGCATTTGACGACAACTACATCTGGATGCTCCACGATGGACACAGAGCGCTGGTGGTAGACCCGGGCGATGCACAACCGGTGCTGGCCGCTTTGCAACGCGAGAACCTGCAGTTGCAGGGCATTTTAGTCACGCACCACCATGCAGACCACACCGGCGGAGTCGATGTCCTTCGCACCGCTACGGATGCTGCCGTCTTTGGCCCTGCCTTTGAGCTCATGCCCGAACCGCTGCAACGCGTGTATGGAGGCGAACAGGTGCCATTGCTGGGCCTGGCATTTCAGGTGCTGGACGTACCCGGCCATACGGCGGGCCACATCGCCTACTTTGCCGAGGTCCCCGGTGAAGCCCCCGTGCTGTTTTGCGGCGACACGCTGTTCAGCGGTGGCTGCGGGCGCCTGTTTGAAGGCACAGCGCAGCAAATGCAGGCCTCGTTGGCACGGCTGGCCGCGCTGCCTGGCGCCACTCGCGTATGCTGCGCCCACGAATACACTTTGAGCAACCTGAAATTTGCGGTGGAGGTCGAACCAGACAACCCGCAGCTGCTGGCCTACCAAGCCCAATGCCAGGCACTGCGCGAACAAGGCCTGCCCACCCTGCCCTCCACCCTTGAAACCGAACGCCTTATCAACCCTTTTTTGCGCAGCGAACAGCCCACCATACTTGCATCGGCACGCCGTTTTGATGCTCAAGGCTGTGCGCACAACGGCGCGTTTTCTACGCTGCGCCAATGGAAAAACCAATACCGATGA
- a CDS encoding transglycosylase SLT domain-containing protein, protein MTPFLKVFSLLAVVWLSACATVPAPTEPAADGSGIVLQPSREITTGQPRTSRPAYTSSSNTHPPFAPLSAQETASRSVAALAPPADLWERIRRGYAMPDLDNDLVRDREQWYATRPDYIFRMTERSKKYLFHVVEELELRNMPTELALLPFIESAFNPQAVSSAKAAGMWQFMPATGKYFELKQNAFRDDRRDVLASTRAALDYLQKLYGMFGDWHLALAAYNWGEGSVGRAMAKNQRAGLATGYMDLTMPMETRMYVPKLQAVKNIVGQPSIFNSKLPLIENHPYFQSVTIRRDIDVVLAAKLAEVALDDFKALNPSINRPVIMASGTPQILLPWDNAEVFQRNLESYSGGRLASWTVWVAPTTMRPADAAKRMGISEAEFRAVNAIPPRVLIKAGSSLLVPRTDSIKDDVAVKLADNGQLSLAPEVVLRRTTVKAGKGDSVASIARKFRVQADQVAQWNKVGASASFKPGQQVVVFLPAANKAVRRASSSARAPVRKAATRPAVRGSAGTRPAKR, encoded by the coding sequence ATGACACCTTTCTTAAAAGTTTTCAGCCTGCTGGCTGTTGTATGGCTCAGTGCTTGTGCAACAGTGCCAGCCCCAACAGAACCCGCGGCCGACGGCAGCGGCATCGTCTTGCAACCCAGCCGTGAAATAACAACCGGCCAGCCCAGAACCAGCCGCCCGGCCTACACCAGTTCGTCCAATACCCACCCACCGTTTGCACCGCTCTCTGCCCAAGAGACGGCCTCGCGCAGCGTGGCAGCCCTGGCGCCACCAGCGGACCTGTGGGAACGCATACGCCGCGGTTATGCCATGCCCGACCTGGACAACGACCTGGTGCGTGACCGTGAGCAGTGGTACGCCACCCGCCCGGACTACATCTTTCGCATGACCGAACGGTCGAAAAAATACCTGTTCCATGTGGTCGAAGAGCTGGAGCTGCGCAATATGCCAACCGAGCTGGCCCTGCTGCCCTTCATTGAGAGTGCATTCAACCCACAGGCAGTGTCCAGCGCCAAGGCGGCGGGTATGTGGCAGTTCATGCCAGCCACCGGCAAATACTTTGAGCTCAAGCAAAACGCCTTCCGGGATGACCGCCGCGATGTTTTGGCATCCACCCGCGCAGCGCTGGACTACTTGCAAAAGTTGTACGGCATGTTTGGCGATTGGCACCTGGCGCTGGCCGCCTACAACTGGGGCGAAGGTAGCGTGGGCCGCGCCATGGCCAAGAACCAGCGGGCAGGCCTGGCCACCGGCTACATGGACCTGACCATGCCCATGGAAACCCGCATGTACGTGCCCAAACTGCAAGCGGTCAAAAACATTGTGGGCCAGCCCAGCATTTTCAATTCCAAGCTGCCCCTGATTGAGAACCACCCCTACTTCCAGTCGGTCACGATACGCCGTGATATCGACGTGGTACTGGCCGCCAAACTGGCCGAAGTGGCGCTGGACGACTTCAAGGCACTCAACCCCTCCATCAACCGCCCCGTCATCATGGCTTCCGGCACGCCGCAGATCCTGCTGCCCTGGGACAATGCCGAGGTCTTCCAACGCAACCTGGAGTCTTATTCTGGCGGCCGCCTGGCCAGCTGGACCGTGTGGGTGGCTCCCACCACCATGCGCCCGGCCGATGCCGCCAAACGCATGGGGATCAGTGAAGCAGAGTTCCGCGCGGTGAATGCCATACCGCCCAGGGTGTTGATCAAGGCCGGGTCTTCACTGCTGGTGCCACGCACCGATTCCATCAAGGACGACGTGGCCGTCAAGCTTGCGGACAACGGCCAGCTCTCGTTGGCCCCAGAGGTGGTACTGCGCCGCACCACGGTCAAAGCCGGCAAAGGTGACAGTGTGGCCAGTATTGCGCGCAAATTCCGCGTCCAGGCGGACCAGGTCGCGCAGTGGAACAAGGTCGGCGCCTCGGCCAGTTTCAAGCCAGGGCAACAGGTGGTGGTGTTTCTGCCCGCCGCCAACAAGGCCGTACGGCGCGCCAGCAGCAGTGCACGGGCTCCCGTGCGCAAAGCGGCGACCCGCCCTGCGGTACGCGGTTCAGCGGGTACGCGCCCCGCAAAACGCTGA
- the rnhA gene encoding ribonuclease HI has product MNEVVIYTDGACKGNPGPGGWGVLLRSPDGTEKELFGGELATTNNRMEMMAVIQALQVLKRPCSVTLHLDSQYVLKGITEWLAGWKAKGWKTAAKQPVKNVDLWQQLDDLVAQKGHTIDWRWVKGHAGDPGNERADGLANRGVELALRR; this is encoded by the coding sequence TTGAACGAAGTTGTGATTTACACGGATGGCGCCTGCAAGGGCAACCCCGGCCCGGGTGGTTGGGGTGTCTTATTGCGCTCGCCCGATGGAACCGAAAAAGAGTTGTTTGGCGGCGAACTGGCAACAACCAACAACCGCATGGAGATGATGGCGGTGATTCAGGCCTTGCAGGTACTCAAACGCCCTTGCTCGGTGACCCTGCACCTGGACAGCCAGTACGTGCTCAAGGGCATCACCGAGTGGCTGGCCGGCTGGAAAGCCAAGGGCTGGAAAACGGCCGCCAAACAGCCGGTCAAAAACGTGGACTTGTGGCAGCAGCTGGACGATTTGGTGGCGCAGAAGGGCCATACCATTGACTGGCGCTGGGTCAAGGGCCACGCCGGAGACCCGGGCAATGAACGGGCCGATGGACTGGCCAACCGTGGGGTTGAGTTGGCGTTGCGGCGCTAA
- a CDS encoding class I SAM-dependent methyltransferase, protein MHDWFQTPAGRYLLEWERRCVDAAVVDIFGYHALQLGVPELDGLQANRMPHQWLACETPAIDDGMGEAKKAALLCDFSALPFPANSLDLVLLPHSLEFTADPHAALREVERVLVPEGRVVICGLNPASLWGLQQRRGHLYRRMGFGHLFLPDGGEFIGYWRLRDWLRLLGFEVEVGEFGCYRPGVTSDTWLQRFEWMDKAGARWWPIFGAAYFLVAVKRVRGVRLLGPAWKTAPVSPRKSVSVANRTHKN, encoded by the coding sequence ATGCATGATTGGTTCCAGACGCCCGCCGGGCGTTACCTGCTGGAGTGGGAGCGCAGGTGTGTGGACGCTGCGGTGGTTGACATATTTGGTTACCACGCCCTGCAACTGGGCGTGCCCGAGCTGGATGGCCTGCAGGCCAACCGCATGCCGCACCAGTGGCTCGCCTGTGAGACGCCAGCCATCGACGATGGCATGGGTGAGGCCAAAAAGGCGGCTTTGTTGTGCGACTTTTCGGCGTTGCCGTTTCCGGCCAATAGCCTGGACTTGGTGTTGTTGCCCCATAGCCTGGAATTCACCGCCGACCCCCATGCCGCATTGCGCGAGGTGGAGCGTGTGCTGGTACCCGAAGGGCGGGTGGTCATTTGTGGTCTGAACCCGGCCAGCCTGTGGGGCTTGCAGCAAAGGCGTGGCCACCTGTACCGCAGAATGGGTTTTGGCCACCTGTTTTTGCCCGACGGCGGAGAATTTATTGGTTATTGGCGGCTGCGCGACTGGTTGCGTCTGCTGGGTTTTGAGGTCGAGGTAGGGGAGTTCGGTTGTTACCGCCCCGGCGTGACCAGCGACACATGGCTGCAGCGCTTTGAGTGGATGGACAAGGCCGGCGCGCGCTGGTGGCCGATATTTGGTGCGGCCTATTTTCTGGTGGCGGTCAAGCGGGTGCGTGGTGTGCGCCTGCTGGGCCCGGCCTGGAAGACGGCGCCGGTCAGTCCGCGCAAATCGGTGTCGGTGGCCAACCGCACGCACAAGAATTGA
- a CDS encoding YbaB/EbfC family nucleoid-associated protein, which produces MFNKGQLAGLMKQAQAMQDNMKKAQDELGNIEVTGESGAGLVKVTMTCKHDVKRVTIDPSLLADDKDMLEDLVAAAFNAAVRKAEDLSSEKMGKLTAGMPGLPGGMKFPF; this is translated from the coding sequence ATGTTCAACAAAGGACAACTCGCCGGCCTGATGAAACAAGCCCAGGCGATGCAGGACAACATGAAAAAGGCCCAGGACGAGCTGGGCAACATCGAAGTCACCGGTGAATCGGGTGCCGGTCTGGTCAAGGTCACCATGACCTGCAAACACGACGTCAAACGCGTCACCATTGACCCCAGCCTGCTGGCCGACGACAAGGACATGCTCGAAGACCTGGTGGCAGCCGCGTTTAACGCCGCCGTGCGCAAAGCCGAAGACCTGTCGTCGGAAAAGATGGGCAAGCTCACTGCGGGCATGCCAGGTTTGCCGGGTGGCATGAAGTTCCCGTTCTGA
- the recR gene encoding recombination mediator RecR, with protein sequence MSDTHSLDLLVQALKRLPGVGIKSAQRMAFHLLQHDRGGAQALARALEQAVTGVRHCERCHTFTEAEVCATCLDPRRDRSKLCVVETPADQSALERTGAYKGLYFVLMGKLSPLDGVGPHDIGLKKLFDRALDGEVQELILATNFTAEGEATAHVISEALKARGLGVTRLARGVPAGSELEYVDLGTIAHALVDRR encoded by the coding sequence GTGTCGGACACCCATTCACTGGACCTTTTGGTCCAGGCGCTCAAACGCTTGCCCGGCGTGGGCATCAAGTCGGCCCAGCGTATGGCTTTTCACCTGCTGCAGCATGACCGGGGCGGGGCGCAGGCCTTGGCCCGTGCGCTGGAGCAGGCGGTGACGGGGGTGCGGCACTGCGAGCGCTGCCACACCTTCACCGAGGCGGAGGTCTGTGCCACCTGCCTGGACCCGCGGCGGGACCGCAGCAAGTTGTGTGTGGTGGAGACCCCGGCCGACCAGTCCGCGCTGGAGCGCACGGGTGCCTACAAGGGCCTGTACTTTGTGCTGATGGGCAAGTTGAGCCCGCTGGACGGGGTAGGCCCGCACGACATTGGTCTGAAAAAGCTGTTCGACCGCGCGCTGGATGGCGAGGTGCAGGAGCTGATTCTGGCCACCAATTTCACCGCCGAAGGTGAAGCCACGGCCCATGTCATCAGTGAAGCGCTGAAGGCCCGCGGCCTGGGTGTGACCCGCCTGGCGCGGGGCGTACCCGCCGGCAGCGAACTCGAATATGTAGACCTAGGGACCATTGCGCACGCATTGGTCGATAGACGATAG